TTTGATTCCGGTTCAAGAAccgatgattttaattttgatttcgctttcagaataaaaaatttatttttatttatcaaaatatcaCTTCAATTAGTTATTTATTaaattaccatatatatatatatatatatatatatatatatttgtcataTATAGggcacttttttttttgttgattcaaaatgaaatttgattcgaaattttaaaaatcaaaacTAAATTAAATAATTCGATTTGAAACccgatttgattttgatttcaaaACGACTTAATTCTTGTTCGAATCGAATTTGAAATTAGAAATAAATCGATTCCAAATTGTTCGATTTCGGTTGCAGTTCATGAATCATTGATTTTAGTTTTAGTTTCAgttcaaaataaaattatatatatatatatatatatatataattatcaaaatatatcttcaatttattttttattaaattattaaaaatatagattTGTCACTTATAAGGgcaccttttttttaattttttggtcGGTTCAAAATCGAATCTAAATTAAATCGAATCTTCACCATCGGTTTGATTCTAATTTTTTCGGTCGGTTCGGAACggtttgattttaattttaaaaatcgaAACTAAATTAAAGTATCCTAATTCTGATTTGGTTCAAAACTACTAAACCATTAATCCGGTTCAATTTCAATTCCGTATCGACTTAGTTTCGGTTTGACTCGAACTAAAGTCAAACTAATTACATGGTCAAATTCGAAGGTGATTTTTTAatgtttaatattaaaaaatatattggtGAAGATTCCATGACCGCAATgtatttaatataaacaagcacaTATTCATTGAGTtgccatgaaaaaaaaaattttttataaataagacGAGCAATATTATTTTGGAGTAATACAAAACGTAAGTGTACAAATTGAACGTTAGAAACCTTTCTAAAATATTCCAATGATCTACCACATAAatactaaatattaaaatataattagaaaATGATTAcgcaaagaaaacaaaaatacaTTAAAGGTGAGATCAGTGGAAATGGTGAGAATTGAAGCCAATTAAATTAGGTCATGAGTGGGTCACCAACCCAACACCGATCATCCGGTTTTGGATGGAGTCAACTTAGGTTATGTCATCCGAGGGCATTTTAGTCATATCGTGCATGTCAATTCGGTCAACCCTCGATTCTATACCCTACCCTTAAACGCACCCTTCCCGTGGCCGGATTCATTTGCGGGCCCCAGCGCTGGCTTCAATCGTAAGTACGGTGCGTCGGAAAAGCAATCTTATGTTTTTGTTTTGGGGAAGAGAAGTCAACCGAGAACTCGTCGAAGACCAAATGGATTGGCCTCTTCCTTCTAAACTTAGCTCGTGCCTTGCCATTTCGCACCCTTCTCTTCCTTGTTTCCTCTCCCTCGCGAATTCATATACCTCCACATTCCTCCTCCATCCTCTCGAAGGCAGAAGAGACAGGAAAAGCCGTaggcagaggaagaagaagatggagagCTCCAACTGCATGGGACTCGTGGCGGTCGTCGCCGTCTCCGGCAGCATCGCGCTCGTCGCCCTCCAGGTCCACCGGCGCCTCGCCTCGGACTTCATCAAGAAGGTCGAGTCGGAAATCGGTATCCAATCCTATCCTCCCCTGTGTTTCTTGCTCCGGCTTCTCGTTCTTCCTCTGTTTGCACTCCTCGAGGTCAAAGGTAACCGCGTGCGATCTCTCTTGCTCCGGCAGGTCGTGAAAGAAACCAGCCAAGGAAGAAGGTGAGGTTCGCCCCCAACGTGATCGAGCCGTCGTCGAACAACGAGGAGTACCGGAGGCGCAAGAAGACGGCGTTGTCTCCGCCAACCAATCGATGACACGAAAGAAAGAAGGCAACTTGTTTGTCTTAGTTTGTTCTGCATCTGCAACCTTCAGGTGTCTGTCGATCCAACTACACCATACATGCTTGGATTTTGTCTCAGTTGTCAGGTTCATAGAGAAAGAAGGAATGGTTTACATATCTCTCTACCGATGATGGCAATTCATCAATCCCATCTCCATTAATCTCGTACTCTTAAGCTCGTAAGGGAGTTGATTCGAGAGGCTAAAAGTCTCATCATTATACGTACTGCTTTCAGGAAGAACATTTCAGAGATCGAAGGCAAAGCTGTTGTTCAATCTTCCACGTAGCAGTCTCTCTAATAATCCAACTTTGTGTCTGATGTAATGACAGAGACGAGCACTAAAACGTCAGTCGAGACGATGGGGACTCCTCGACAACAAATCATTGCGAGGTAGGCAAACAATGGAGCCACATTGATTTGGAATAGGAGATCTGTTAGTAGATCAAGCAATTGCTAGAATAGAACGCACACAAAAATAATACCATGGGAAGATTGAGATGGTAGCTTTGCCTTCCCCAACTTGTCTTAATCGCATTGCAATGCTATGAATCATGCATAGAAAGTGGAGAGACTAATATAATGGAATCGCAGAAGAGAGGCTGAAGAAGAGAGATAAAGCAGCTTCACTTTTGACCCAGCATTCAACTGAGAGGGGATTACTTGGAGAGCACACATTACACCTGTCATTGCACAAGAATCTAAAAGATGATAGCAGTCTCTCTCTGAAAATTTGCTTCTCCATGGCAGAGGATTGGTCCTGTGTTCTCTTATCCTTCCTTCTCTTCATTCTGCTTTCTTGATCATGTCTAATTGGAGACATTTATCCCATGAAAACATAAATAACGTATGTAAGAAACTATTTGCAGCAGAAAGAAGTAGCTAACATCCAATTGGGATCTCAAAGTCAGAGATGAGATGAATgcagcagcagcaaagaggaAAGCAGACAAACAACCTGCCTTATATTGATTGGAAAACTCACATTTTATTCTTGATTCTTCCTTTGATCAGACAACTACAAAACAAATGCTCCACCGATTCATCACTTCTCTTAGAGAATATGTTGTTGCcttgttgctctctctctctctctctctctctctctctctctaaaactcTGTTCTGTGTCAAACAGTTGCATGGCCAACCATGAAAACGAAAGCAAGTCAAGAatctctttttcttgttctcaTGCCATAACACAAAGTGCCACCAAACCATGAACTCTTCCTTTCATACCCCCTTTTCATAAAGACCAGCCATGGTAATTGCAGGAAGCCTTGTGCGTGAGGATGGTCACCGCAACTTTTACCAGGTTTCCATGCCCCCTTTTCAAAGATGTTGCTTTCCTCTTCTTCTGCATGTTATTGTTCTCCTCTGCTTCAACTTACTTCAACTGCAATTACAAATAGTAATTATACATGCAGATACCTTAATCGTTGCATATATAAGTCTTAATTTTGACATTTGTTTCTTTTGCAATTACTAATTGCATAAATTTTTATTGCTAGCAACCCATTATTATGCTTCAAGATAAGGATTTGTGTCGACCATTATTatgtatatttaaaaaataattaagtgaTGTTTTGATTATTTtctcattataattttttttctcattaaaaataattaactgcgtgtatatatatatatatatatataagctaacATGCGTGTCGGTAGCAGTTGGCTGACTTCGCATATTGACTACACGTGACAGTTATTACCGTCCGGTGACGTCAACTGGACATCACGTATCTGTACTGTTCGCCACGAGGCTTACGACCACAACGCACACCAAGTATCCCAGGCACTACTTAAGACGCACCAACTCGTGGTTCCCACGTGTGCACCAGAACTACGCAGCTGGGGTGCGAGTCGTGGTTGAAGTCACGACGTGAAGAAATAGTACTTTTTGGTATGGCTATTATTAAAGACGATAAAAATATTATCCATaagaattataattttctttcggAAAAAAAGATTATTAATTCGGTCCAGTAAGTGAAAATTATATACTAATTAAACATTACGATAGTTTTAAATGACTTATTATCGAGTCCCGACTTAcgatcataaaaatttaaaatacattttttttttgtctattttcAATTAATATTTTTACAATCGACTCACACCGTACGTTTGAGATGATCGATCACCAAATTAAAATATTCATGGATTATTATTTTGGGATGACAGGAGTTTTGAATGACACCCATGGGATCATGTGTTTCCAACCTGTTTCAGGTGGCAGGGCCATCAAGATTTGCATCTATTTCTCTGAGTTCTAATCATCCATAAAGCCAGATCATAGAATAAGACCACAGCATTCCATGAACCGACGCGCGAGTCCAAAGGGTCGTGGGTTGGGGCCCACGCATCGTACGCCCATCCCCACACcctcttttcttccttttatcCCTCCTATTTAATTCCCTGCAACGCAGAGAGCCACCGACACCGAGACTCTCACTCTCGGGCCCGCCGTGGGCCCTCGAGTTGCCAATCACCAGACGGGTAGTGTTAGCGGGTAAACGGAGAACTCTTTACAGAACTAAGAATAAAAAAGACCCTATACTTATGCCGACGCACCCACGAAGGCCACCGTTTCTTTCCGAGGTGGACCCCACCCCAGATCACGTTTTCGTACGCGTTTCTTTTGTCCGCTCACCACCAACTAATTTCCCATTTTTTATGTGAGCGGTTAATGCTTTTTTCTGTTTAATCGCAATCGAGCGGAGAGACTTCACGCGGAGGCCGAGCAAGCGAGCCGGCGGAGGTAACGGCGCCGTGGAGTCAGAAGCGACGCGGACAGCTCGTCTGCTCGCAGACCTGCTCCAAGTCCTTCTTACGCCTTGCGCAGCTGCCGAATTCACCGTTTAGTCCTCCGTATGTAGCGGCAACTAGCGATGTCTTTAAGGGTAGTTTTGGTTTTTCACCTCGCGGGTGGCAGAATTACCGCAGCTGAAGCGGACGAGTTAAGATCACGGGACTTGGAGTTACCCACACCCTTCTGGGCCCCGCAGTGACAGCCTGTCGTAAGGCGTCTCCGTCCCCCACGCGTTCCATTGCCTTCGATGCTCTCCTCTTTCCACTCCCACAAAAagtcctcatctctctctctttctcgctctctctgtctctctctctccgttCACCAGCAAGAAATAGAGAAGGGAGGCAATCAGGAGAGTCTCGTTGGGGTCTGCTTGCTCGCCGGCGTCGCCATGGCTCGTGCCTCCCTCGGCGGGGCTACCGCGCTCCTTTTCCTCCTTGTCTCGGTAGCGGTATCCTCGGTAAAGACGAAATCTGACGCCTCCACGGCCACATTGGCCACCGCATCATCGAGCGGGCAGATCAACTCCAACTCGGTGCTTGTCGCCCTACTCGACTCGCACCACACGGAGCTGGCGGAGCTGGTGGAGAAGGCGCTTCTGCTCCCCTCCCTGGAGGCCGCCGTCGGCCGCCACAACCTCACCATCTTCGCCCCTCGCAATGAGGCTCTCGAGCGAGACCTCGACCCCGAGTTCAAGCGCTTCCTCCTGGAGCCCGGCAACCTCCGCTCCCTGCAGACCCTGCTCCTCTACCACGTTGTCCCTGCGCGCATCCCCTCCGAGGCTTGGCCCCAGTCCCGCCACCCCACCCTCGCTGGTGATTATATCCACCTCTCCTCCTCGGGGGAAGGATCTTCCGGTGGGGGCAAGACGGTCGGCCTCGCGGCCGTGGTGCAGCCGGACGCGGTGGTCCGCCCGGACGGCGTGATCCACGGCATCGAGCGCCTTCTCGTGCCACGGTCCGTGCAGGAGGATTTCAACCGCCGGCGCAGTCTCGCCGCCATCTCCGCCGTGCTCCCCACCGGCGCCCCCGAGGTGGACCCCCGCACCCATCGCCTCAAGAAGCCGGCGCCGTCCGTCCCGGCCGGCGCTCCTCCCGTGCTCCCGATCTACGACGCCATGGCCCCAGGCCCGTCGCTGGCGCCCGCGCCCGCCCCCGGCCCGGGCTCCGGCAAGCACTGGTTCGACGGGGAGAGCCAGGTGAAGGACTTCATCCAGACCCTGCTCCTCTACGGCGGTTACAACGAGTTCGCCGACATCCTGGTGAACCTGACGTCGATGGCGACAGAGATGGGGCGGTTGGTGTCGGAAGGCTACGTGCTCACCGTCCTGGCCCCCAACGACGACGCCATGGCGCGGCTGACGACGGACCAGCTCAGCGAGCCCGGGGCACCGGAGACCATCATGTACTACCACCTCATCCCCGAGTACCAGACGGAGGAGAGCATGTACAACGCGGTCCGCCGGTTCGGGAAGGTGCGCTACGACACCCTGCGGGTGCCGCACAAGGTGGTCGCGAGGGAGGCCGACGGCTCCGTCAAGTTTGGCGCCGGCGAGGGCTCCGCCTACCTGTTCGACCCCGACATCTACACCGACGGCCGCATCTCCGTGCAGGGCATCGACGCCGTCCTCTTCCCTCCCGACGAGGACGCCCCTCCCGCCTCCCCGCTCTCCCCCGCCGCCCGCAAGGCCGAGCTCGCCCAGGTCAAGGCCAAGACCAAGCTCAAAGCCAAGCTCCGAAgaggtaattattattattattattattattattaccacTAATTATTCCTCTTCTTTGTTATCCCCTTTAAATCATTTATACTTATTAATAATTGtgctataaacatatatataattatatagggGAATAATTTGTAGAGTTGTGCGTATAATATAATGCTTCTTGGAGTTGGTGAGGGCATGTGGGCACAGGTTGACAGTGTCGGTGGAGTTCATTCCTTGAAGTGGAAGAATACTTTTCCATGTTTCCTACACCTTTTTCCCTTCTTTAATTTCTTCCTTTTGCGCTTTTGTTTTTTGCTTTCTTCCACTTTGTTGCTTTGTGTGGAGTAGGGGATATGTAGATGTTAATAGTTGTGGTCTTTTCCTACAACCATCCCATgccatatataattatattaccaATAGTAGGTGATTTGTCACCACCAAAAGCTATAgaaatgttttcttttcttgcgGTAGCACCACAAAACCCAGCCTGTATCTACTGTTGAAGTTGACCGCTCAACTTCTCCAAGGAGAATG
The DNA window shown above is from Musa acuminata AAA Group cultivar baxijiao chromosome BXJ2-4, Cavendish_Baxijiao_AAA, whole genome shotgun sequence and carries:
- the LOC135611279 gene encoding fasciclin-like arabinogalactan protein 17, with the translated sequence MARASLGGATALLFLLVSVAVSSVKTKSDASTATLATASSSGQINSNSVLVALLDSHHTELAELVEKALLLPSLEAAVGRHNLTIFAPRNEALERDLDPEFKRFLLEPGNLRSLQTLLLYHVVPARIPSEAWPQSRHPTLAGDYIHLSSSGEGSSGGGKTVGLAAVVQPDAVVRPDGVIHGIERLLVPRSVQEDFNRRRSLAAISAVLPTGAPEVDPRTHRLKKPAPSVPAGAPPVLPIYDAMAPGPSLAPAPAPGPGSGKHWFDGESQVKDFIQTLLLYGGYNEFADILVNLTSMATEMGRLVSEGYVLTVLAPNDDAMARLTTDQLSEPGAPETIMYYHLIPEYQTEESMYNAVRRFGKVRYDTLRVPHKVVAREADGSVKFGAGEGSAYLFDPDIYTDGRISVQGIDAVLFPPDEDAPPASPLSPAARKAELAQVKAKTKLKAKLRRGKLLEIGCSLLGVLGQSSHFATCQ